In the Magnetospira sp. QH-2 genome, one interval contains:
- the cobO gene encoding cob(I)yrinic acid a,c-diamide adenosyltransferase encodes MTEPNSLHADRMAKKKANREKMMAKKTGEKGLLIVHTGPGKGKSSAAFGMVLRCVGHGMKAGVIQFIKGAWDTAERRVFESFGEQVVFKAMGEGFTWETQDRERDLAAAARAWDAAKEMVADPDTRMVVLDELNVALKYELVDLDEVIEALSNRPEGCHVVVTGRGAPEALIEAADLVTEMKLVKHPFKKGIKAQPGVEF; translated from the coding sequence ATGACCGAGCCCAATAGCCTGCACGCCGACCGTATGGCCAAGAAAAAGGCCAACCGCGAAAAGATGATGGCTAAAAAGACTGGTGAAAAGGGCCTGCTGATTGTCCATACGGGACCCGGCAAAGGCAAATCCTCGGCAGCCTTCGGCATGGTGCTGCGTTGCGTCGGCCATGGCATGAAGGCGGGCGTTATCCAGTTCATCAAGGGGGCCTGGGACACCGCCGAACGACGGGTGTTCGAAAGCTTCGGCGAACAGGTGGTCTTCAAGGCCATGGGCGAGGGCTTTACCTGGGAGACTCAGGACCGGGAACGTGATCTGGCCGCCGCCGCGCGGGCCTGGGACGCGGCCAAGGAGATGGTCGCCGACCCGGATACCCGCATGGTGGTGCTGGACGAATTGAACGTCGCCTTGAAATATGAACTGGTCGATCTGGACGAAGTCATCGAGGCCTTGTCAAACCGGCCCGAGGGTTGCCATGTGGTGGTCACCGGGCGCGGTGCCCCCGAGGCGCTGATCGAGGCCGCCGATCTGGTCACCGAGATGAAATTGGTAAAACACCCGTTCAAAAAAGGCATCAAGGCCCAGCCCGGCGTGGAGTTCTGA
- the ccmD gene encoding heme exporter protein CcmD, whose translation MQSIMEWAEMGGYASFIWPCYILATVVLVAVLIQSLKAARDQETTLDSLKQAVRGQPQGETEREA comes from the coding sequence ATGCAGTCGATCATGGAATGGGCGGAAATGGGCGGTTACGCGTCTTTCATTTGGCCCTGTTATATCCTGGCTACCGTGGTGTTGGTGGCCGTTCTCATTCAAAGCCTCAAGGCCGCGCGGGATCAGGAAACGACCCTGGATTCCCTGAAACAGGCCGTTCGAGGACAGCCGCAAGGAGAGACCGAGCGTGAAGCGTAA
- a CDS encoding invasion associated locus B family protein has product MTRFAIAFVVLLSLTPLSARATVDDLIETFKSWSAFASGKGKDKTCYMGAVPSKSTGQYKKRGDVHAWVAQQPGEDQFDVVQIVAGYTYKTRSEVTVTIGGDTFTLFTADDSAWARDVKTDRAIVKAMRAGSEMVVRGVSSRGTKTVDTYSLSGFTAAHNATKKACGL; this is encoded by the coding sequence ATGACGAGATTCGCCATCGCCTTCGTCGTTCTCCTGAGCCTGACACCCCTGTCGGCCCGGGCCACCGTTGATGATCTGATCGAGACCTTCAAATCCTGGAGCGCTTTCGCCAGCGGCAAGGGCAAGGATAAAACCTGCTACATGGGCGCGGTTCCGAGCAAATCCACTGGTCAATACAAAAAGCGCGGCGATGTGCATGCCTGGGTGGCCCAACAACCGGGCGAAGACCAGTTCGACGTGGTGCAAATTGTTGCCGGCTATACCTACAAGACCCGGAGCGAGGTCACGGTCACCATTGGCGGCGATACCTTTACCTTGTTTACCGCGGACGATTCCGCCTGGGCTCGCGATGTCAAAACAGACCGGGCGATCGTCAAGGCCATGCGGGCGGGCAGCGAGATGGTCGTACGGGGTGTCTCCTCGCGCGGCACCAAGACCGTCGATACCTATTCCCTCAGCGGGTTCACCGCCGCCCATAACGCGACCAAAAAAGCCTGCGGGCTATAG
- a CDS encoding bacteriohemerythrin: MNAETQHIHWTASLSTELQSVDEQHQKIIESANTALDALQGDDGLAAAIPHIETLIAETRAHFAHEEQLMRNIAFPAYPEHKVQHDRLLEEITDYMLELDLEQSAEELQVLINFLKFWVVRHMSQSDTQIRDFILRPEHDLQTNAWKNHIPEAP, from the coding sequence ATGAATGCCGAAACCCAGCATATTCATTGGACGGCGTCCCTGTCCACCGAGTTACAATCGGTGGACGAGCAGCATCAAAAGATCATCGAGTCGGCCAATACGGCGCTCGATGCCCTTCAAGGGGATGACGGTCTGGCCGCCGCCATTCCCCATATCGAAACGCTGATCGCCGAGACCCGGGCCCACTTTGCCCACGAAGAACAGCTGATGCGCAACATTGCCTTCCCGGCCTATCCGGAGCACAAGGTCCAGCACGACAGACTGCTGGAGGAAATCACCGATTACATGCTTGAACTGGACCTGGAGCAGTCGGCGGAAGAGCTCCAGGTGTTGATCAATTTCTTGAAGTTCTGGGTGGTGCGCCACATGTCTCAGTCGGATACGCAGATACGGGATTTCATCTTGCGCCCGGAGCATGATCTGCAAACCAACGCTTGGAAAAACCACATCCCCGAGGCGCCTTGA
- the polA gene encoding DNA polymerase I, with protein sequence MTETAPKHVFLVDGSGFIFRAFHGLPMMTRPDGTPVNAVYGFTTMLMKLLDETDADHIAIIFDKARKTFRSDIYPEYKAHRPPPPEELIPQFDIIRQAVEAFNLPAIDHDGFEADDIIATYARLAVAEGANVTIVSSDKDLMQLVGDRVTMLDAMKNRVIGPEQVKEKFGVGPDKVIEVQALAGDSADNVPGVEGIGVKTAAQLLGEYGDLETLLSRAGEIKQPKRRERLTTQADRARISLQLVTLRDDVPVQHPLSDFAVKRPDPQRLLNFVKEQSFKSLIAKVEGRLTENGDLQRDAAAEAAQAGRDYELVQDLDHLKDWVAEAMRVGHLAVDTETTGLDSMQADLVGVCLSTEPGRACYVPLAHRTAGNQSDLFGDGAEAKPLPDQIPMDQALALLKPLLEDPAVLKIGQNLKYDMQILRRYGIELGPMDDTMLLSYVLEGGAHGHGMDELAQLHLGMQTIKFSDVAGSGKKQITFDLVPMDEALDYAAEDADVTLRLHRILKPRLVEEKLCTVYETLERPLVPVLRTMEAEGIKVDAPFLKELSTDFTARLGDLEQEIHKLAGREFNVGSPKQLGEILFDEMSLPGGKKGKTGAYATGASVLEDLAAAGHDLPARVLDWRQLAKLKSTYTDALLEQINPQTGRVHTSYMQTGAATGRLSSTDPNLQNIPIRTEEGRKLRKAFIAEPGNVLLSADYSQIELRLLAHVADIGVLKEAFHEGTDIHALTASQVFGVPVEGMDPMVRRNAKAINFGIIYGISAFGLARQLGISNGEAKDYIDAYFAQYPGIRAYMDETKQFAASHGYVTTLFGRRVHVRGINEKNPNARGFAERAAINAPIQGGAADIIKRAMIRVPGALAEADLGAKMLLQVHDELVFEVPEGESDATKAVVCRVMEDAADLSVPLEVDAGIGPTWAEAH encoded by the coding sequence ATGACCGAAACCGCCCCCAAACACGTCTTCCTGGTCGATGGATCGGGCTTCATCTTCCGCGCCTTCCATGGCCTGCCGATGATGACCCGCCCGGACGGCACGCCGGTCAACGCCGTCTATGGCTTCACCACCATGCTGATGAAGCTGCTCGACGAGACCGACGCGGACCATATCGCCATCATCTTCGACAAGGCGCGCAAGACCTTTCGCAGCGATATCTATCCCGAATACAAGGCCCACCGCCCGCCGCCGCCGGAAGAACTGATCCCGCAGTTCGATATCATCCGCCAGGCGGTCGAAGCCTTTAATCTGCCCGCCATCGACCACGACGGCTTCGAGGCCGATGACATCATCGCCACCTATGCCCGACTCGCCGTGGCCGAGGGCGCCAATGTGACCATCGTGTCCTCGGACAAGGATCTGATGCAGTTGGTGGGCGACCGGGTGACCATGCTCGATGCCATGAAAAACCGGGTTATCGGCCCGGAACAGGTGAAAGAGAAATTCGGCGTCGGCCCGGACAAGGTCATCGAGGTTCAAGCCCTGGCCGGAGATTCGGCGGACAATGTCCCCGGAGTCGAGGGCATCGGCGTGAAAACGGCGGCTCAGTTGCTGGGCGAGTATGGCGATTTGGAAACCCTGCTGTCGCGGGCGGGCGAAATCAAACAGCCCAAGCGCCGCGAGCGCCTGACCACCCAGGCCGACCGGGCGCGGATCTCGCTGCAATTGGTCACCCTGCGTGACGATGTGCCGGTGCAACACCCCTTGAGCGATTTTGCCGTCAAGCGGCCCGATCCGCAGCGCCTGCTGAACTTCGTCAAGGAGCAAAGCTTCAAGTCGCTGATCGCCAAGGTCGAGGGGCGGCTGACCGAAAATGGCGACCTGCAACGCGACGCCGCCGCCGAGGCGGCCCAAGCCGGGCGCGACTATGAACTGGTGCAGGATCTGGATCACCTGAAGGACTGGGTGGCCGAGGCGATGCGCGTGGGTCATTTGGCGGTGGATACGGAAACCACCGGTCTGGATTCCATGCAGGCCGATCTGGTCGGCGTCTGCTTGTCCACCGAGCCGGGCCGGGCCTGTTATGTCCCACTGGCCCATCGCACGGCGGGGAATCAAAGCGACCTGTTCGGCGATGGCGCCGAGGCCAAACCGCTGCCCGACCAGATCCCCATGGATCAGGCCCTGGCGCTGCTCAAGCCGCTGCTGGAAGATCCGGCGGTGCTGAAGATCGGCCAGAACCTCAAATACGACATGCAGATCTTGCGGCGCTACGGCATCGAATTGGGGCCCATGGACGACACCATGTTGCTGTCCTATGTGCTCGAAGGCGGCGCCCATGGTCATGGCATGGACGAACTGGCACAGCTGCATCTGGGGATGCAGACCATCAAGTTCAGCGATGTGGCTGGAAGCGGCAAGAAACAGATCACTTTCGACCTGGTGCCCATGGACGAGGCCCTGGACTACGCCGCCGAGGATGCGGACGTAACCCTGCGGCTGCATCGAATCCTGAAACCGCGCCTGGTCGAGGAAAAACTCTGCACGGTCTATGAGACCCTGGAACGGCCCCTGGTACCAGTGCTGCGGACCATGGAGGCCGAAGGCATCAAGGTGGATGCCCCGTTTTTGAAGGAGCTTTCCACCGATTTCACCGCCCGCCTGGGCGATCTGGAACAGGAAATCCATAAACTGGCCGGGCGGGAATTCAACGTGGGCTCCCCCAAGCAATTGGGCGAGATCCTATTTGATGAAATGAGCCTGCCCGGTGGCAAGAAGGGTAAGACCGGGGCCTATGCCACCGGCGCCTCGGTGCTGGAGGATCTGGCCGCCGCCGGGCACGACCTGCCCGCCCGGGTGCTGGACTGGCGGCAACTGGCCAAGCTCAAGAGTACCTATACGGATGCCCTGTTGGAACAGATCAATCCCCAAACGGGGCGGGTCCATACCAGCTATATGCAGACCGGTGCCGCCACCGGGCGGCTGTCGTCGACCGATCCCAATTTGCAGAACATTCCCATCCGCACCGAGGAGGGCCGCAAGCTGCGAAAGGCCTTCATCGCCGAGCCCGGGAACGTTTTGCTGTCCGCCGACTATTCTCAAATTGAATTGCGGCTGTTGGCCCATGTGGCCGATATCGGGGTGCTGAAGGAAGCCTTCCACGAAGGCACGGACATTCATGCCCTGACCGCCTCGCAGGTGTTCGGAGTGCCGGTGGAGGGCATGGACCCCATGGTCCGGCGCAATGCCAAGGCAATCAATTTCGGCATCATCTATGGTATCTCGGCGTTCGGACTGGCCCGGCAGCTGGGGATCTCCAACGGCGAGGCCAAGGACTATATCGACGCCTATTTCGCCCAGTACCCGGGCATCCGGGCTTATATGGACGAAACCAAGCAGTTTGCCGCCTCCCATGGCTATGTGACCACCTTGTTCGGGCGCCGGGTGCATGTGCGCGGTATCAACGAGAAGAATCCCAACGCCCGGGGCTTTGCCGAGCGCGCCGCCATCAACGCACCAATCCAGGGCGGCGCCGCCGATATCATCAAGCGGGCCATGATCCGCGTACCGGGGGCCTTGGCGGAAGCCGATCTGGGTGCCAAAATGCTGTTGCAGGTTCACGACGAACTGGTATTCGAGGTGCCAGAAGGGGAATCCGATGCCACCAAGGCAGTGGTCTGCCGTGTGATGGAAGACGCGGCGGACCTGAGCGTGCCGCTGGAAGTGGATGCGGGCATCGGGCCCACATGGGCCGAAGCCCATTAA
- a CDS encoding heme ABC transporter permease — MYKYANPNQFMKLSKVLLPWTAGLAAILTIAGVWFALFDSPPDYQQGETVRIMYIHVPAAWMSLFCYIAMAVSAGVGVIWKHPVGDVAAKGTAPIGAAFTLITLITGSFWGKPMWGAWWVWDARLTAELVLLFLYLGYMALIHAFDDPTRGMKAGAVLALVGIINVPIIKFSVDWWNTLHQPASVVKMDGPAIDSQMLIPLFLMALAFKAYYVYVLLIRMRAEINASKVRALRLRQVHG, encoded by the coding sequence ATGTACAAGTACGCCAATCCCAACCAGTTCATGAAATTGTCCAAGGTGTTACTGCCCTGGACCGCCGGGCTGGCCGCGATTCTCACCATTGCCGGTGTCTGGTTTGCGCTGTTCGATTCCCCGCCTGATTATCAGCAGGGCGAGACCGTGCGGATCATGTATATCCATGTTCCCGCCGCCTGGATGTCCCTGTTCTGCTACATCGCCATGGCCGTTTCGGCCGGTGTCGGGGTCATCTGGAAGCATCCGGTGGGCGACGTGGCGGCCAAGGGGACAGCGCCCATTGGCGCCGCCTTTACCCTAATCACCCTGATCACCGGCTCTTTTTGGGGCAAGCCCATGTGGGGTGCCTGGTGGGTATGGGACGCGCGATTGACCGCCGAATTGGTGCTGTTGTTCCTGTATCTGGGCTACATGGCCTTGATCCATGCCTTTGATGACCCGACCCGGGGCATGAAGGCGGGCGCGGTGTTGGCCCTGGTGGGCATTATCAACGTGCCGATCATCAAGTTCTCGGTGGATTGGTGGAATACCCTGCATCAGCCCGCCAGCGTGGTGAAGATGGACGGTCCGGCCATCGACTCACAGATGCTGATTCCGCTGTTCCTCATGGCATTGGCCTTCAAGGCTTACTATGTCTATGTACTGCTGATCAGGATGCGGGCCGAAATCAATGCCAGCAAGGTGCGGGCCCTGCGCCTGCGTCAGGTTCACGGATAA
- a CDS encoding zinc-finger domain-containing protein codes for MNTTYDTREHVIEVDSPTFSCDGGGDDALGHPAVFLHTDANGHAVCPYCSQIFQLKAGAKSGGH; via the coding sequence ATGAATACCACATACGACACCCGCGAACATGTCATCGAAGTGGATAGCCCAACCTTTTCCTGTGACGGCGGCGGTGACGACGCCCTGGGCCACCCGGCGGTCTTTTTGCATACCGATGCCAACGGCCATGCGGTCTGTCCTTATTGTTCGCAAATATTCCAGCTGAAGGCCGGGGCCAAGTCGGGCGGGCACTGA
- the ccmA gene encoding heme ABC exporter ATP-binding protein CcmA, which translates to MSLFSGTDLTCIRGENLVFAKLAFAVESGGGLLLIGPNGSGKSSLLRVLAGLLKPAAGLLAWDGEAVTDEPDEHHGRLHYVGHHDCIKPVLTVHENIAFWASLRNAPGDVETRIEMAFDMFDIGHLRDIPGRYLSAGQKRRANLARIIAAPAPVWLLDEPTTALDKASITKLEQAIASHRAGGGIVIVSTHQDIGLEDATILDMARFSARLAPGWHLDLDDHDSMGAMA; encoded by the coding sequence ATGTCCCTTTTTTCCGGCACCGACCTGACCTGTATCCGCGGCGAAAATCTCGTCTTCGCCAAGCTGGCGTTCGCCGTTGAGTCCGGGGGCGGACTTTTACTGATCGGCCCCAACGGATCGGGCAAGTCCAGCCTGCTCCGCGTATTGGCTGGATTGCTCAAACCGGCTGCCGGATTGCTGGCCTGGGACGGCGAGGCCGTCACCGATGAGCCGGACGAGCATCATGGCCGCCTGCATTACGTGGGCCACCATGACTGCATCAAGCCGGTGCTTACCGTGCACGAAAACATTGCCTTCTGGGCCTCGTTGCGCAACGCGCCGGGGGATGTGGAAACACGCATCGAGATGGCTTTCGACATGTTCGATATCGGCCATCTGCGCGATATACCCGGGCGATATTTGTCGGCGGGGCAGAAACGCCGCGCCAATCTGGCCCGCATCATCGCCGCTCCGGCGCCCGTGTGGCTGCTGGACGAACCGACCACCGCCTTGGACAAGGCCTCCATCACCAAACTGGAACAAGCCATTGCCAGCCACCGGGCCGGCGGCGGCATCGTCATCGTGTCCACCCACCAAGACATCGGCCTGGAGGATGCAACCATCCTCGACATGGCGCGATTTTCGGCCCGATTGGCCCCCGGCTGGCATCTGGATCTCGACGATCACGACTCAATGGGGGCCATGGCATGA
- the ccmE gene encoding cytochrome c maturation protein CcmE has product MKRKHKRLTFVLIGLAAIGVAVGLMLSAFEDGIVYFYSPTQMTEKELPSDRRLRLGGLVEEESVKRTDGSTEVAFKVTDLSYSIPVVYDGILPDLFREGQGVVAEGYLINGQFKAEEVLAKHDENYMPPEVAEALKESGKWDKVKGAMKHEGPPAVPANQ; this is encoded by the coding sequence GTGAAGCGTAAGCATAAGCGATTAACGTTTGTTCTGATCGGCCTGGCCGCCATTGGCGTGGCCGTGGGCCTGATGCTTTCCGCCTTCGAGGACGGCATCGTCTATTTCTATTCCCCAACCCAGATGACCGAAAAGGAGCTGCCCTCCGACCGGCGTCTGCGGCTTGGCGGTCTGGTCGAGGAAGAAAGCGTGAAGCGTACCGATGGCTCCACCGAGGTCGCCTTCAAGGTGACCGATCTGAGCTATTCCATTCCGGTGGTTTATGATGGCATCCTGCCCGACCTGTTCCGCGAGGGACAAGGGGTGGTGGCCGAGGGCTACCTGATCAACGGCCAGTTCAAGGCCGAAGAAGTGCTGGCCAAGCACGACGAGAACTATATGCCACCAGAAGTGGCCGAGGCTCTGAAAGAGTCCGGCAAGTGGGACAAGGTCAAGGGCGCCATGAAGCACGAGGGCCCCCCTGCGGTACCCGCCAATCAGTAA
- a CDS encoding cobyric acid synthase translates to MLQGTGSDVGKSLLTAGLCRAYGRRGLTVRPFKPQNMSNNAAVTPDGGEIGRAQALQARACGVAPDIRMNPVLLKPQTDVGAQVVVMGAVQGNATARDYHALKPSLLPRVLDAFRDLSAEADLVLVEGAGSAAEVNLREADIANMGFATAAHVPVILVADIDRGGVIASVVGTHALLPEAERQLLKGYVINRFRGDVSLFTPAIDIIKRHTGLDCLGVVPFFEPAGRLPKEDAMALDRAPRKQGGGDIRIAVPRLSRIANFDDLDPLMAEPDVALTIVEPGCALPGDADLVILPGTKATIADLQFLRDQGWNIDIAAHVRRGGKVLGICGGYQMLGRRITDPEGREGDLRAIDGLGLLDVETEMGGDKALVTVSGATPEGVAVLGYEMHLGRTQGSDCTRPLAILDRNRPDGARSANGRVMGGYLHGLFNGDDFRHAFLDALRPGRTSDLAFEASIDSTLDALADHLEEHMDLDRLLHTPVKAT, encoded by the coding sequence ATGCTGCAAGGGACCGGCTCCGACGTGGGTAAGTCCTTGCTGACTGCCGGACTCTGCCGGGCCTATGGGCGGCGCGGTCTCACCGTTCGCCCCTTCAAACCCCAGAATATGTCCAACAACGCCGCCGTCACCCCGGATGGTGGCGAGATCGGTCGTGCCCAGGCCTTGCAGGCGCGAGCCTGCGGCGTGGCCCCGGATATCCGCATGAACCCGGTGCTATTGAAACCGCAGACCGATGTGGGCGCACAGGTGGTGGTCATGGGCGCGGTCCAGGGCAACGCCACGGCGCGGGACTACCATGCCCTGAAACCCAGCCTGCTGCCCCGGGTGCTCGATGCTTTTCGGGATCTATCCGCCGAGGCCGATCTGGTATTGGTCGAGGGGGCCGGGAGCGCCGCCGAGGTCAATCTACGCGAGGCCGATATCGCCAACATGGGCTTTGCCACCGCCGCCCATGTGCCGGTGATCCTGGTGGCCGATATCGACCGGGGCGGCGTGATTGCCTCGGTGGTCGGCACCCATGCCTTGCTACCCGAGGCGGAGCGGCAATTGCTCAAGGGCTATGTGATCAACCGCTTTCGCGGCGACGTGAGTCTGTTCACTCCGGCGATCGACATCATCAAACGGCATACGGGTCTGGACTGCCTGGGCGTTGTGCCTTTTTTCGAGCCCGCCGGGCGATTACCCAAAGAAGACGCCATGGCCCTCGACCGGGCGCCCCGCAAGCAAGGCGGCGGAGATATCCGCATCGCCGTGCCGCGCTTGTCGCGCATCGCCAATTTCGACGACCTGGACCCGCTGATGGCCGAGCCGGACGTGGCCCTCACCATCGTCGAGCCCGGGTGCGCCCTGCCCGGCGATGCGGATTTGGTGATCCTGCCCGGCACCAAGGCAACCATCGCTGACCTGCAATTCCTGCGCGATCAGGGCTGGAACATCGACATCGCCGCCCATGTGCGGCGCGGCGGCAAGGTGCTGGGCATCTGCGGCGGCTATCAGATGCTTGGCCGGCGCATCACCGACCCGGAAGGCCGCGAGGGGGATCTGCGCGCGATTGATGGCCTGGGTCTGTTGGATGTGGAAACGGAAATGGGCGGCGACAAGGCGCTGGTGACCGTCTCGGGAGCCACGCCCGAAGGGGTGGCGGTCTTGGGATATGAGATGCATCTGGGCCGGACCCAAGGCAGTGATTGCACCCGGCCATTGGCCATCCTCGACCGCAATCGCCCGGATGGCGCGAGGTCCGCCAACGGGCGGGTCATGGGCGGCTATCTGCACGGCCTGTTCAATGGTGACGATTTTCGCCACGCTTTTCTTGATGCCTTGCGACCGGGTCGGACATCGGATCTGGCCTTCGAGGCGTCTATCGATTCCACCCTCGATGCCCTGGCCGACCACCTGGAAGAGCATATGGATCTGGACCGGCTCCTTCATACCCCGGTCAAGGCAACGTGA
- a CDS encoding DUF4405 domain-containing protein — translation MSIASTLPTISTRPQASKFGTLLQKYATIFTTATFAVVGLTGSLIFFHLGNAYLMGLHEWLGLAFVVAAGFHVLRHANMFTKLLKKSRTQVILAGTATLAMVWVATTALGPDTGNPLKEFAHLSTQAPIAALAQVTGENPESLAARFEAAGITGISLDQSIETVSKNKNRESRALLRLVLDGRS, via the coding sequence ATGTCTATTGCCTCGACCCTGCCGACCATTTCCACCCGCCCGCAAGCATCGAAATTTGGAACGCTACTGCAAAAATACGCCACGATCTTCACCACGGCGACCTTTGCCGTGGTCGGTCTCACAGGCAGCTTGATTTTTTTTCATTTGGGCAACGCCTATCTCATGGGGCTGCATGAATGGCTCGGTCTGGCTTTTGTCGTCGCGGCAGGATTTCATGTGCTGCGCCATGCCAACATGTTCACCAAGCTGCTAAAAAAATCCCGCACTCAGGTGATTCTGGCCGGGACCGCCACCCTGGCCATGGTTTGGGTCGCCACCACCGCTTTGGGGCCTGATACCGGTAATCCGCTGAAGGAATTTGCCCACCTCTCCACCCAGGCCCCGATCGCCGCTTTGGCCCAGGTAACGGGCGAGAATCCGGAAAGCCTCGCCGCCCGCTTCGAGGCGGCGGGGATTACCGGTATCTCGCTTGACCAATCCATTGAGACCGTCTCAAAGAATAAAAACCGGGAGTCGCGGGCACTGCTCCGTTTGGTCTTGGATGGCAGATCCTAA
- a CDS encoding FecR domain-containing protein: protein MSEMAPASRKRLPLILIALLVLVMAQLQGDHTRAMGVDRTAIGLVEEATDAWIVVPGGQKKPLTPDMPLYLSDRIQTGSKGRVALRFTDDTFFSLGSKADILVDEFIYEPGMKGSRFSVRIAQGAFRFLSGQIAHLDAENFKVSTPVATIGIRGTHGLAVVEKDSTGCIVLLRDPRPGKEKTAMTVQSGGQMVVIDRHGWGSEVKGMGMAPTKPHAWSPERVAEMRKLAGD from the coding sequence ATGAGCGAAATGGCCCCTGCCTCTCGAAAGCGCCTCCCCTTGATATTGATAGCCCTGCTGGTGCTGGTCATGGCCCAGTTGCAGGGGGATCACACCCGGGCCATGGGGGTGGATCGAACCGCCATCGGCTTGGTGGAAGAGGCCACCGATGCCTGGATCGTGGTCCCTGGCGGTCAGAAGAAACCCCTGACGCCGGACATGCCGCTGTATCTCAGCGACCGAATTCAGACCGGCAGCAAGGGTCGGGTGGCTTTGCGGTTCACCGACGACACCTTTTTCTCCCTCGGCTCCAAAGCCGATATCCTGGTGGATGAGTTCATCTACGAGCCTGGCATGAAAGGCAGCCGGTTCAGTGTCCGGATCGCCCAGGGTGCCTTTCGATTCCTGTCCGGCCAGATCGCCCACCTGGATGCCGAGAACTTCAAGGTCAGTACACCGGTGGCCACCATCGGCATTCGCGGTACCCATGGGCTCGCGGTGGTCGAGAAGGATAGTACCGGCTGTATCGTGCTGCTTCGCGACCCCCGACCGGGCAAGGAAAAGACCGCCATGACCGTGCAATCGGGCGGCCAAATGGTGGTGATCGATCGCCATGGCTGGGGCAGCGAAGTCAAGGGCATGGGCATGGCCCCCACCAAACCCCACGCCTGGTCTCCGGAACGGGTGGCCGAGATGCGCAAGCTGGCGGGGGACTGA
- the ccmB gene encoding heme exporter protein CcmB, giving the protein MTGFWTIVRRDLRLALRQGSDSMMVVMFFVLTCILFPFGVGPEQNILARIAPGVIWVAALLASMLSLERLFLTDYEDGSLELLATSPLPLEFIALAKIIAHWLTTGLPLLIATPLLAILLNLHEDGFWVLVGALALGTPTLSLIGAIGAALILGARRGGVLLSLLVLPLYIPILIFGVSAVDAVVGGFPAKTQLLVLAGMLVVSLPLAPLAASAALRQALE; this is encoded by the coding sequence ATGACCGGGTTTTGGACCATCGTCCGCCGCGATTTGCGCCTGGCCCTGCGGCAGGGCTCCGACAGCATGATGGTGGTCATGTTTTTCGTGCTGACCTGCATCCTGTTTCCTTTCGGCGTCGGGCCGGAACAGAATATCCTGGCCCGGATCGCGCCAGGGGTGATCTGGGTGGCCGCGCTGCTGGCCTCCATGCTGTCGCTGGAGCGCTTGTTCCTCACCGACTACGAGGACGGATCCCTGGAACTGTTGGCGACCTCGCCGCTGCCGTTGGAATTCATCGCCCTGGCCAAGATCATCGCCCATTGGCTGACCACCGGTTTGCCGCTCCTGATCGCCACGCCGTTGTTGGCCATTTTGCTCAATCTGCACGAAGACGGGTTTTGGGTGCTGGTGGGGGCCCTGGCGCTAGGCACGCCCACCCTGAGCCTCATCGGCGCCATCGGCGCGGCGCTGATTCTCGGCGCGCGACGGGGCGGGGTTTTGTTGTCGCTGCTGGTGCTGCCGCTTTATATTCCGATCTTGATTTTCGGAGTCAGCGCGGTGGATGCGGTGGTCGGTGGTTTTCCGGCCAAGACCCAACTGCTGGTGCTGGCCGGGATGCTGGTGGTCTCGCTGCCTTTGGCGCCTCTGGCGGCCTCGGCGGCCTTGCGGCAAGCATTGGAGTAA